The following DNA comes from Ricinus communis isolate WT05 ecotype wild-type chromosome 10, ASM1957865v1, whole genome shotgun sequence.
ATTAACGAGATGCGGCGGCAGCACCAAGCTCCaattttggtttaatttgtgattttcacttttttgaaaagaaaaaacaaaaattcagATTTTGCGGCAACTGCAAGAGGAGACTGCTGCAATGCGTGGAAGCCAGATTcagtgttttcttttctttttctttttcaaggcaaaaaaaaattaagggtAGGACTGAGCTCTATGATGCACGTAGACTCAGGCCTCAGTTTAAACTGAGTTGagctgttttcttaaactttattgagttttttttgaaagttaataatataaaagtgcTGAATAGGATTTTGCggatgataaaatattaaaaaataaggtTTCTgcaaaagttattttctttttcttctgaaTTATTAACATATACGTTCGGTTTTTTTGCATCAATCACTGGTTGCTATTCATGCAGACCTCCGAGGAATTTCACGTCAGTTGCTGAGGCCAATGCTTTCAAGATAACAAAGTGTCTTAAGCCTGCAAATGGCTCACCTGCGAGTTTTGACTCCTGGTGGTGATTCCCAATATTTAAAGctacaagaagaagaaaatggctTAGGGTTTCTtgacataaataaaaatactacaaCTGGACAGTAGTTGGAATTCAGCTTTTTGTGCTCATGAAAGTGGACcagaattttcaatttagattAGATGCTGTACTATCatgaagaagatgatgttAGAACAGGTTAAGGAAATTAAACATGGAAGTAGAACATGGTTAATGAACAAACAGAACCATATGTAAAACAACACAGAAACTCAATACACAAATATTTCCGAAGGAAAAAATCACACGATGCGCCAACTTGTTTCATCGGTTGGCCAAACTCTCCAACTTCCTGTACTTCTTGACACAGCATCATCTACACCAACACCCTTTACCGCCAAGCTTCGGACAGCTCTGTCCTCGGATTTATGGAACCTACTATACCAGCTCCTTTGCTTTTCTCCACTGGTCCTGCTGCTCGAGCAATTGCTTGCTCAATCACTCTTTTGGATCCCTTTCTGGAATTTGAGTTACTAGATTGGCCAGTTCTGTTCTTGCACGTTCTTACTTGAACCCCTCTTGCTCTTGTAAAGCCACCCTCCAGATTTTCATTTGTTAATGCACTTACTTGAGATACAACTTCACAAGGACAATTATCAACCAAAGACCAGTTTCCTCCAGTGGGAATGTTCTCAATAGATGTCAGGAAATTTTGGCATCTACTTTCAGTTGTAGAATCATCTTGACTAGGTAGAGGAGGGCTCTCCATTGCAGGTTCTTCTGCGACAAAAATTTTCTCCTGTTCATTCCTTTCACTAGGTTGCTCATTAGCTTCTGGGAAAAATGGATGATAAGAGCTCTGGTGCCCATTTTCATCAGAGGGCTCAAGGTGAGAAACAGGAGCTGGTTCTAGCACAGATTCTTCTCTCGCCCGAAGTGTTCTAATGATAAGAGTCTTAAGAAAGTTCATCACTTGGACAGCATACATCAATGCAGTTAATGGATCTGACATCTGTAACAAAATTACAAAGTTAAGAGGCAGTAACTGCAATTGGTCAAAAGTGTTGTTTCAGAAGAGAAGACTTGACAAATGGATCTGAAGAGCTTGGTATGCTATAAATGTTCTAATAATACTATTTTGACAGTTAGGTGCAGACCAAATGGATATGCAACGCTCTCCAACTAAGCAGTAACTCCAGTTATCTCTCATGGATATATCCCATAATTTTTGCATTTTAAGAAATTGATGTACAACCATCATTCATGAAGATGGCAAATACAAGTATTATCAATTCTCAATTGAAGTCTTAGGGATTAGACAGGATAGTAATTAATAACCAGAATCCAATGCACGGAGTAGGATGTTTGTATTGTAAAATTGGGCAATACATAACGTTTACTCACTTGAGTCATGTTCGGTGCAAAGACCATAGCAACATTGCGTGCATTCATCTTGTTCAGATGTTCCATTTGCGCAACATCAGCCATTAGGTTTATAGCCCAATCCAGCAGAGCAGCTTCTGTTGGGGGAAGGAGCCTTGCGAGTTGAACACATTCTTCCTCTGACTGAGATTGCATTACCTGTTCCTGTGAAAGAGAGTCCAAAACACCAGTTGGGAGTTCTCTAAACCAAGCCTGCaacatttacaaaaataaaaaattatcatgtCGACCAGGGAGGATAGTCAACATACAGTTGACAAAACTCATTTATGGGCAGCATGAAGGGGTGTAGCTCAGAGCCAAAAAGATAGATCTTTGATTGTTTGGGATAGTCATCAGAGAGAAAGTATGTGAAAATTTAATCTTAGGGGACATTATAGATCGGGAAAAGCTACAGGATTTGTTATAGACAACCTTACGCATATATGAATCAGAAGTTGATGAGCTCAAAAGGAGCTGTTcgaaaaaaattgataaatacctTTATAAGACCTGCCAAGCAGTGCACATCAATGTCCTCTGGGACCACTCCCCTATTTAATTGTTCCCTAACATACTCCTCCTGGCTATTCTCTgcattaattctaaaaattccTTCTGCCTGTACAATTCAAGTCACTAAGTCAGAAGACCAATTCCtgtaaaatttagatatatatgCAATTCCAAGACCAAAATAATAAGGATATTCTACCTCTTTATCCTAAAGAAATTAGCCACCTACTTTTCATACAACTTAAAAACTACCAAAATATGAGCTCCCACACCAAATGAACAATGTCATACGGTGCATCTAGGAGGTAGCTGATTCTATTCAATTTATGTGGCACATGTGACAGAAGGACAAATACCTGCAAACCTCCCTGGGCATACAGTTGcctttgcatcatcaagagtaTTGTGGGCACACTATTCCCTCTGGAGTCATATGAGAGCTGCATGGATTCGGTTGAAACCCCAAAAACAGTTGCACTACAGATAGAGGGTAATGCCAATAATAAGGATTCAGCTTTAGACAAAGACATCCAGTCTCAGACAGAAGAAAGAAACTCTATATACGCTCGTGAAGGGAGGAATAACTCTTTTCATCTTTTAATAATCCTTCTATAACATTACATGGATACAAGTTAATATCACCAGATGATATGCTGCATACACATGAATATGAGTTACTTCTGATGTTAGGGTTAGGAAAATGACTTTCAATAAATTATCCAATTAAGTCATAGGTGACTCATTAAAGGAGgaatatttgagaaatgaggatagtaaaatattaaagacaTGATTGTGACATCAAGAGGACAATGCTTATAATTATCCCTTATTGTCAGCAGAGTTTTCAAAGCAgataaatgaagaaaatcCTGTATGAGCCTGCCACAATACAGTGAGCAAGTGGACAATTCAGATAATTGCCAAAGCTTTACGAGGATAGATAATACTCAAACTTTAAAGTTGAGTTAAACCAAGGTCTCAGATATGAGTTCCAATAGAGTTCACCAATTTAGCCCATGGCATAATACAAAAATGGTAGCCGCAACTTAAGATTCAAGAGCCTAGAGCATTTAACAAATCATTAGTATCCTCAGAAACAAGACATACCATAGATGAACATAATATAGACAAGTATCCTCTGATACAAAAGTGAACATGTAAGAAAGTTCTGAAGCATTTACAACTGTTGGAGACTCCATTGTTTTGCAAGAAGTGTACCTCCTTTGACAATTAAAGGAAGAGAATCCACTGAAATAATCAGTACCAATCTCTGAGACTGGTGGGCATGTGTAAATTTCTAAAGGCcttgacaatttttttttctttcgttGAAACATAATCATAGCAGGTAAATAGTCATTCCAAAACATCAATATAAATGATGGTACAAATACAGTCTTAAATTCTCTTTGAACTGAAGAGCAGCATAGAAGCCCATGCTACATATCTGACAGTTTCTCATCACTTGCCTACATAATTTGTCAAAGCTCCCATCAAATTTGCCTTTTCCCCCTCTGAAAATACCCTATTTACTTTCTACAGAAATGGAAACTCGTGCTTAAACAAAATGGACAATGAAGCAAAAGAAATACTTGGTACACCAGAAAAGAGGAGTGAAATTTGAGATAGGTATGACTCAAACAATTCTATACAGCCAATTAATTCAAGGAAGAAGCAGAGCAGCTAATAAATCTAATAGCACGAATAGAGTCTCAACAAATAGAGGAAGTAATCAATTTGAATTGTCAAAATGCCCCAAAAACGGAAGGAAACCAAGTTTCCTAGAAAAAGAACTGACCTGGCACTGGGAGCTCTTCTTGGAACTTCAGGCTCAAACTCAACAGGCAAACCAAGAAACCCATTAAACCTATCAAAAGTAACATGAGCAACATGCCTAACATTGGTGGGCACCCCAATCTCCATCTTACAAAGCTCCTTAGTCCCAGCAGTAGTAGTAATACTACAACCAACAACAGACCTCCTAAACACAGTAACTAAAAGTTCAAGAAGTGACAGCTGATCCCCTTCTCTctccctttcttttctctcaaCAATATCCTCTAGTTcctgttcttcttcttctacttgtACTTCATGTTCTTGTTCTTGGTCTATTTCTTGAATTGTAGTGGGGCTAACTGGAAGTtgctgttgttgttgttgttggtGTGAGATATCATTGTTGACACATGGCGCTGAAGAAGAACTTGAAGGAGAAGGGAAGTGATGTGATGGGGACGATTGAAGTACTTCAGTCATTGTATTTTTGggtaaagaaagagaaatttttctatcaaataattgaaaacaaGAAATGGTCTTCTTTTTCTGTGTTTAATTAGTGTTTTCTTGAATCTTTAAGAGAAAAGGTCAAGATTTCTATGTGGGTATGTAGAGTTGGATTGAAGGAATGGTTTTGCGAGTATTGGTAGGACGTGACTATCATCacttttcttgattttctttttgtatttaatctttcttttcttttctatcttGGCTGGCTTAGAATGGATATTGAGGCTTGAAGAAgcaaaaaagagagagaaaaagaaaaggtgtctgagagagagagagttacAGTCTTTTCTGGTGGTAGCATAGCATGGTATGTTTTTTCagagagagaaaggaagaaacaGATAtgggtggagagagaaagtaggccaactcttttatattatacatttaaacctcttccttctttctccTCCATTTCTCTTTGTATAAGCAATCTGTGGATTGCTTCTCTTCTCTTCAACTGTTGATCCCTTTTATGTATTGCCACATCAGCTTCAACATTGCCATGGATCcaacaaaagcaaaagaagaaaatacattaaataatacttcttttataaaaattaaatgtattgAGTTATCAGGTAAAACTGCTACACAATAATGGGACTCTGTTTGGACTTGCATTGAACAACTTAAATTATGTCTTTGATTTTCAGATATTATAATTGtatgaattaaattgtaaaaacaaaatagaaaagattttaaagaaaaccTCGTTAATATTTTGTATGTAGTTTAGCAATGGTTTGTTAGTCTCTTACCATAGAAAAATTAGTgcatattaatattgataagtactttcttgtcttttttttGTATCTTTAAAAGGGTTTAAAAAAGAGCTGATACCAAAATGAATtgaaatcatataataaataatttggtAATTTGGAGAAGGAAGATAGAAAAGGATAATAGATTAATGATGCAAAAGAGAAGGAAGAAACAAACAAGTCCTTAAATTGAAAAGATGAAAACATGGAATGACAGGTAACATAAGGAGGTCATATTGTATAAAGAAATATTGTCTTACGCAAAGCCAACTAGTTCCGACAGTTGAGACCAATGGGAGGAAGAAACAGGACCACTTCCTGCTTCACCTAGTCTTAGGCTTAtggtctatatatatatatatatatatatatatatacacattcgaaatttaattattatgcattactttttaatctaactttaatagataatttttaatttacttaaaaattaagaattttattttttttaatcaactttgctatttttttaattattttttattaaaatatttttagtataatttttaatatattgcaccataattgaaatattgatagatttaccaatttattaataatttctaaatttgaataagattttatattgaaattcaaaataattttcacaatAATCTCTAATCTTAAGGTTAAAAagcaaaattaattataaataataaataatattttaaacatttaaccattaaactaaagaaaaaaattgatggaaggaatgcaaaataaaataatttatcttataatttatattatagaaataataaactCTTACTAATATTGAAACTTTTCCAGTAAActtaaaatctctttaatcAAAACcttgtggtatattttaattaattaaactgcATTAAAATACAGTAATTATGTCAGCTAATTGGTCCCACCAACTTACCTAACATGTAATATCCCCTTAGTTCTCCACAGTTTTGTTCCTTCCAATATTCTTCTCCCTTTTTGGGTTCACTTTCAATATCATAATATTTGGTGGCAGATAAGGTTTAGGAGATAACTAGTAAGAGAACTCCCTCCCACcctattgatttaattaaaaatattaatttgttttaaattggGTTCAATTCTTATAACCAACATATTAAAAGCATTTCAgttttttaaagaataaagatatATATGAGTCCATTTTTAAATGCATACATATTTATGTTGTTTAAAagcaaattgatttaattgccctttgtttaatttgtgtaagataatatatttaattttaatggaCCATTTTACTGTGACCCtgaattaaatttgtaaatgtttttttattttcttaagatttatattttgacatttatttttaaaacaatagtattttattattgaatttagACATAAATCCACATAGAAAGTATTAAATAGGTACATCTAATTCATAAAAAGACATTGTGAAGTTGTGAATGGGGGAAATGCAATTAATGTCATTTACTTTTAATcttgttttaaattaataattgtatCTCAATATCTCAAGCATTATTTGTGTAAGCAAGAATCATTATTTGAGTCATTATGTGTTTTCCTTTTCAAGGGGTACCATGTGAGGATATAGTTTATACTCTTTTGAAAAGAATTGAGTATGATGCAGAACAATAGAATCTCTACATAATCAAAGCATATCTTTAACTAATCAAGATTTAATAGTTGCACCATagatattaacaaaataatcattaatggtcgtattctttttttatacaaCAAAAGGAGTACACTAATGGGGCAACTtctaaatgattaaaaaataaaaatctaataaaacaaatcaagaaaaatgtaaaaaagtGCAAGTGTTGTTTAAGCAAATATAAgtacaattacaatagatatAATAAGGTTGCCATCATAactttaaaatcataaatactTCCACCAAACATAtttaacacatttatttaactattcAACTTGattttgcaattgattattgttggctaaaagaaaatgttttaGTTGAGCTTTATAATTGTTTTTAGTACATTGGAGGTGATTCTTGTGTCCATATTGGGATTGGTCTAAGTGGAGTACTAAATTTACTTCTGATTTAtataagaaagagaagaagaacaaatttaaatttgaacccaaataaacaaaattcatctaaattagtattaagtaaaaagaaaaataatttgacTAAGAGGGTTTACTTTGACAATGGTGAggcataaattaaataattactgTGAACTGGACCTAACTAtacaatatattaattttcaatatggTACTACATTATTGGGTGGGGTAAATAGCATTTTTTTGAAAGAGTAAGAGCATaataattgtaaaaataaaaggagagaaagtaaaaagaagaaaggataAACATTAAGATGGAGCTGCTATTGTTGTATACTGGAAAAGAAGCTCTTTTTACAGGATTATACCGTTATGGCTCCGTAAAGACActatttcaaattcaaatccTAATTGAAAAAAGTTGAAggaataaaacataaaatgaaaaaggagggagaaaaacatttaaaaaaaaaaaaggaaattcaGCTTTTaggcaaaagaaaaacatagaaGAAAATGACCTTTGATAAACGTTCTTGTTATTTGATGGACAGTTTAAACTACAACTTGTAGTTCTCACTTTGAATGCAGTTTTACactaacaaaaaatatatattatattaaaaattattttaatataaatagatGTTATATCagttaaatatgaatatacacgtagattaaataaatattttaatttgtttatgacATGCAGAAAACACAAAGTCATCACCTGatatcacaaaaataattatgtaaataaaaagaatggcAATATAACATTGTTGTGTAGCATTAAAGGAGCAACTGAGTGAGTTTTTGTGAACCAACATAATAAACACTGCTGATCCAGGAATATATTTTCGGCATTTGTGTTGGCAATCAGGAACCCGACCACTGACTGTTGCCTCTCTAAAACCCAGGGTTtagaattgaaaattaataaatatttaattcgaTACGAAGACTTCAAGTTTCTCTTGAGTTGACAAATTGAAGTATGGCCGATTAAGCAGTGCTTGTTCATGTTTATATGGAGGCGGCAgctcttttgtttatttctaatatttttaattttaatacgaGTAATATAGCACAATCCactatgatttattttaattcttaatattttaagaaattaaaaaacattttagtaagaatatttaatatcACATCATCCGAGTCAGAGTTAGAATAAATGATCAACAGTCGGGAGAAGGAGGTGAAGAAAAGAAACGATTAACAATTGCAAGAGGATTAATCAACTCGCACCAACATAGCATCTTCCTGCAAAATGGAGGTCGCCAACTATTGGAAAGGCAAGGAGAAAGCTGCTCAAGAGTCATACCCCCCAACAACATTTATAATTGGACTACTGCTTTATGAGGTCCTTAACAGAACTTCCTATTGATAAACTATCAGGTTTGCCAGGTAAAGCGGTTGCCGACCCAAATTGTAAGTAAACTAGTGGATTGAATAACAATTCTAACCAGGTACTTCTCTCACTTGACACGTCAACATCGCAGAGACTTTAAATAGAACTGTTAGAAAGTTGCAGTTTGCATGGGAGGGTAAAGTATGCCTTAATTTGGCCTGTGCGCTGGTCAACCAAATGATGCAAGTACCAATACTAGATTAAATCTAGGAAATAATAGCCCAGGTCATGAGCAAAACTGTTCATGAACAATTTTCTCAAGCTTTCTGCATAGCCAGGCAGGTGATTAAACCGCAAGTGTGCTAGCGCTTCTCAGTGTTCGATCAAAAACTAATTCACCGCTCAAACTAACAATATCAGGTCATCATAATTGGACAATACACACACACAAAACAGCCTGGCTATATGCCTGTGATCACCCGATCATCAGAAAGTAAGCTTTTAACTAAGGCACAGAAGTTAGTTTCAAGCAATAGTGTCAGCCATCAAATTTCAAGCCCAAAGGGCTTGCATATAACTCAAGCACAGATAACAAGTAGCCATTAATTATGCTACGCATATCATGGTAATTCCAGCAGAACTGAAAGCATTCGATTCTCGTTACAAGTGCAATTTAGAGAAAACTACGAATGACTTACAAATCATAACCTCCATTGTATCTGCAAATATAGAATGCCTTACATACCATAAGTTGCCATATTAGCCAAAATACACAAGAGTCAAAGCTACATTATACCAGCACGAATACAAATCATAATCATTGCATTCTATTGACAGGTTCTAAAGCTTCGACGGTTACCACGCTATTTCCTCGAATCACCTTCAACAAGGAAGCAGTAATATTAAAAGAGCTACTAAGATGAGACTTCTAGACaatctaattattaaaaaaaaacaagaaatcaCAAAATAAGCTACTTACCACCATCCCTATGTCAGTCTTCTCATCACCATTTACCTCCACAGTGTTGTCAACcaccaaattcataaattggTCAAATCCACGAAGAGTTCCAACCACCATCCTATTTGCATTTAGCTTAACTGCACAAGAACATAAACAA
Coding sequences within:
- the LOC8263188 gene encoding rho GTPase-activating protein 4 codes for the protein MTEVLQSSPSHHFPSPSSSSSAPCVNNDISHQQQQQQQLPVSPTTIQEIDQEQEHEVQVEEEEQELEDIVERKEREREGDQLSLLELLVTVFRRSVVGCSITTTAGTKELCKMEIGVPTNVRHVAHVTFDRFNGFLGLPVEFEPEVPRRAPSASATVFGVSTESMQLSYDSRGNSVPTILLMMQRQLYAQGGLQAEGIFRINAENSQEEYVREQLNRGVVPEDIDVHCLAGLIKAWFRELPTGVLDSLSQEQVMQSQSEEECVQLARLLPPTEAALLDWAINLMADVAQMEHLNKMNARNVAMVFAPNMTQMSDPLTALMYAVQVMNFLKTLIIRTLRAREESVLEPAPVSHLEPSDENGHQSSYHPFFPEANEQPSERNEQEKIFVAEEPAMESPPLPSQDDSTTESRCQNFLTSIENIPTGGNWSLVDNCPCEVVSQVSALTNENLEGGFTRARGVQVRTCKNRTGQSSNSNSRKGSKRVIEQAIARAAGPVEKSKGAGIVGSINPRTELSEAWR
- the LOC8263189 gene encoding probable small nuclear ribonucleoprotein G, whose protein sequence is MSRSGQPPDLKKYMDKKLQIKLNANRMVVGTLRGFDQFMNLVVDNTVEVNGDEKTDIGMVVIRGNSVVTVEALEPVNRMQ